The nucleotide window CACCCGCTGCCACCTCATCACAGCCTCCAAATCCTAGAATTTAAGTGAATGTGTTCAAATTTTGGCTGTACAATGTGTTCAAGATAAAATACATAGCCACTGTGGTTTTGTTCCAAACTTGATACCCTTGCTTTTATTTGTATGCATATTAGTGATATGTTGTTTTGCCAACATATTGCATTTGCTAATTGGTAAATCCTATAATAATTTGTTATTTATCGTCCTTGAAATTAGTGATTTCGCATTGAATTCAGGTAAGGAGAGGTGCAGATAGAGTAGATATCTACATCCCTGCTTACTCTACTATGGCTGAAAGGTTGGCTGTTTCAAGTGACAAAGGTTGATTTTGGCCCATTGCAAACTACATCAGACCAAAATAGTGGATACCAAAGGTATATGTATTCTGAATTTAATATGTTGGTGATCGTGcatttactttcaactttgatcctttatagttttcattttccgcaatttttcgctttatgattcgttctaaattttgtgacttaacacatcgcaacatgTGTCTttggttttacgtttttacgtttcgttctaaatgttgcgagttaacatgacgcaacgtacgtgtgtgggtaaatgtttttacatcgtctattttttcccgtttaacatgttcaacataacgtgcgagtcctagatcgacttagttataattAAAGAATctccgccgcaatgcggcgggtcgtaattctagttattCTAATTACTTACCTCGAACTATCAACCATTTTAGATGCAGTAGGCCTTATGGCTTATGGTATGGTATTCATTACTGAATTCTTTGATGGGTAAGACTAAATTGACCTTGATAGTTTAGCGAATGTCATTTGTATTGTTGGTGAACGGTTGTGTGAATGCCAAGACTTCATCTTATGCATGGTATATAGgggtaaagttcttgtaaaaataatcttaacatactaaacatacaaattgaaggaaaactcaaaaagacaaggtgacatttttgtaattatcaataactatcaaagttactctacaaatatacctaaaaaacctaaaaaaaaaaacctaaaaaaaacctaaccccccccccacccacccacccccaaaaacctaaaaaaaacctaaaaaaatctaacttcaatttgtatgtttagtatattaagattatttgtatttgatcttttgcctggTACATAGGTACCAAACTGTTTACccttgttatatattttttgtaacAGCTGGgatttgttgttttcgtttgctTGGAAGATACTATAGGAGACGAGTGTAGGAGTGGCGGACCCATGAATTATTTTCTAGGGGTGCGAACGAGGGTTTCAACCAACTTTTCAAGGGATGCAATCGGGATTTTTGTCTATAAAATACATTTTTTAAGGGATGTGTCCGCCCACCCACCAACACTTGAGTCCGCCCCAGGAGTGGAGACCTGTGAAGTGAAGCTAGTGAACTAGAGGACATAAATGGATGTTGTAATTTGTTAATAACTAGATGTAAGATCCGTCGCGTTGCGGCTAGGGTCTTACATATTACGACACAATGAATCTACTTTATACGGCTAGGCCCTTACAAATTACGGCGCAATGAATCTATTTTATACTTTTCTATCGACCCGCTCGTTGCGTTTTAAAACCACAAACCTAAGGATTAACTACACACCTTTGTATCAAGTTAGATATCCAAACGATCACATTGTGTTTCCAAATGTCTTGTGGAGggaaatacaaatacaaatacccaaagtaccggtaccgaaaaacgggaaaagtgggtaccggtaccgaatataccggttcggtaccagtaccggtaTTTACCAGTATTTTACCTGTAAATGCCGGTACTATTCCGATACTGGTACCAAAAAAGCGGGGATAATGGGTACACACACAATTAAAGAGAGTTGACCCAAAACAATAACCCACACCACCTAGTTGTTTTGTAAAAGAAAACCAATGTCCAAGAATATATGCTTAGAATACAACTTTTAATGCACCATAATgttcaaaattaaaaattaacaAGTCTTAAATACCCACAAAATGAAAATAACTTCCAAAGCCAAATGTAAAAACATACCATACACATTAAAACAATATTGCATGAGGTACAAACAACAATAGCAAAAATCTATTGCAAATTGATAGTATATAAATTTAGGTATTTCAGATTTCTTTGTACAAAAATTACTATTTAATAGGTTTGGAATTCTGTTGTGCTCTGACTTGATTGGGGTGTTACTCTATACTTTTTTTTTAATGTCCAACGaagaaactttattaaaaaaaaaaaagattacaagTGACTAGCTGGTAACTAGCCCAAACCAAAACTGCACCAACAGTCTGTTTAAACCTATTTGACAGCCAACAATCTGTTTAAACATATTTGACACCCAGGTTACATCCTATCATCCCATCTTGTGCAGATTGAATCCATTCCATATTTCCCAGTCTAAAGACACTTCCTTAGATCTAGATTTGACCCATACGAAACTTAGACTTTTAATATCTGAGACCGTCTTCTGAACCGATGGACTTGCCTGGTTAAAAACTGTTTCGTTTCTTACTTTCCACACACACCATAAAGAAGTCAAGCATACCGCATACAAGGCTTTCTTGAGCTTAGCGGACCCCGGAGTGTGCACGTCCATGTCCAGAATGTCTCTTATGCTGAAAACAAAGGCGTTTGGCAGCTTACACCATTGTGCAATAACCGCCCACACGGACTGCACAAATCCGCACGAAAGAAAAAGATGTTCAGTGGACTCCGGTTCATCACCACACAACGGACAAAGATGCGACTCAACATTAATGTTTCTGCGGACCAAAGCGCATCTCGTCGGCAACCTATCAAGCTCCGCTCGCCATGCTAAAAACCCAACCTTTTTCGGGACCCAACCGTTCCATATGAAAACATATTGGGGCAAAGTGTATCGTGCATTATGGAGAATCTCCTTTATGCTTTTGACCCTATACACGCCTGAAGAGTCTTTTGTCCAGGTCCATTCGTCTATGCCATCTGATAAAACTGGAATCGCAACCATACTTACAAACTGTTGCCACTTCGCCTCCTCGACATCGTTTCTCGACGATCTTTTCCACTCCCATTTCCATCGCAGCCCATTGATACCCATCTCGACTCGGTCCGCAAGAGTACAAAACTTATTCTTCTCCAACTATAAGAGAGACGGAAAACTTTCAGCCAATGATGCCTCCACGCACCATCTGTCCAGCCAGAAAAGAATCCCCGACCCATTACCCACCACACCCTTTATGGACCTTTCCACGTCCACATTTGCCTCCTTAAGTACCTGTATATTTTTTTGCAATTTGTTTCCATGTTCTTGCCACAGTTAGTTTTATTGGGATGGGATTCCACGCCCGATTGTTATGATGTATAGCCCATATAACCCGTCTCCACAGCCCGGATTGTTCATTTTTGAACCTCCACCAGCACTTCGCCAACATAGAAGAATTTGCGTCCCTTAACGAACCAAACCCCAAGCCCCCATACTCAACTAGCACTATAACCTTTTGCCATGCAACCCAGTTCATTTTAGCCTTCTCCTCCGATCCTCCCCAAAAAAAGACACGTCTCAACCGATCCAACTCCTCTACGACCTTCTCCGGTACCTGGTAAAGAGAAAAGTAGTAACTTGAGAGTGAATTCAAGACGGACTTTATTAAAgtgacccccccccccaaacgaAAGGGTCTTTGCCTTCCAAAGAGACAACCTACCTCGAACCATATCCACAGCCGCTTTTCCAATTTTTGCACAAGTTCATATTGGCTCCCACTTGGAGCCCCAAAAACTTGAATGGAAAAGTACCTACTTTACAGTTTAATAAATTCGCCATTTCGGTTATCTCGTGTTCGTCCACCCCAATTCCGTATAAACAACATTTAGCCATGTTCACCCGTACTCCAGAAACCAAATGAAACCCCCTTAATACCCGTCTCAAATTTTCCACATTTACCCTTGACCATTCACCCAAGAAAACTACATCGTCTGCGTAGATAAGTTGAGATAAGACTGGCCCTGACCCCGTGCATCTAATCCCATTGAATAACCCAACCGCACAAGCTCGCTTCATGAAACCCGTTAATGCCTCCATAGCCTAAACAAAAAGAAAAGGAGACAACGGGTCTCCTTGTCTAAGGCCACGATAACAAGAAAATTCTTGAGTCGGGGATCCATTGACAAGGATCGACGCCCGTGCCGAAGTAATAAGCGCCATGACCCACTTTCTCCATAAGCTCGGAAAATTCATTTGTGTCATAACCGAGTCCAAAAAACCCCAATTAATTGAATCATAAGCCTTGTCAATATCGACTTTGAAAAACATACCTTGCCTTTTCGCCTTCCTCATCCAACCCACAATTTCGTTCAACATCAGGGGACCGTCCGTAATGCTCCTTCCCGCCAAAAAGGCGGACTGTTTTGCCGAAACAAGCTTACCGACTACCACTTTTAATCTATTTACTAGTACTTTTGACAACACCTTGTTGATGCAACCCACAAGACTGATAGGACGAAAGTCCGCGAAAGGCGACGGGTCATTTACCTTAGGTATAAGGCCGAGCAACCTGGACTAAGTTCCGCCTTGCTGTAGAATTCTTCAAAGAATGCAAAGAAATCCCCTTCTAAACTCGCTCAAAACCTCCTTAAGAATTTAAAGTTAAATCCATCGGGTCCCGGTGCACGATCACCCTCACAATCCCACACCGCATCCTTTATCTCCCTATGAGTAAACGGTCGTATCAAACTCTCCGCTTCCGTTTGGGATAAGGCAGCCAAATTCGGGCACGACATAGGAGGTCTCGTGTCTATCGGCTCACggattttttttgaaaagaagTCAAAGGCGATGTCTTTATTAACCGGTGGGGACGTCTCCCAGTTCCCATCCAGCAGAATACCATTTAACCTGTTAATCGAGGTGTTTGCACTCATGATTCCATGAAAAAATGACGAGTTTTCGTCCCCTTCTAAAGCCCACCGGACACGAGCTTTCTGCTTTAAATCCATACTTTTTTATTCTATCATGTTCCTTTAGAAAATTTTTACACGGAATTCTACGTTCCAACTCAGCCGTGGTAAGAGATCGAGAATCTGCTAGTACCTCCAAATTTCCAATTTCTTTTTTAACCTCCTCATACACCCCTTCTACCCTTTTCTTTTCATTCACCACCCACTCCTTAATCCGATTTTTAAGGAATTTAAGTTTTGTAGCCAAGCCGACATCGGCCGAACCATTAAACTTAAACCCCCTGCATTTACCAATCACAAACTCCTCGAACCCCGGCATCAGCATCCAAGAGTTAAAAAAACGGAATGGAATGTGGCCGAAATCTGAGGGGGTCGTAGACAACACAACGGGACTATGATCTGAGACATACCTGGATAAAGCGGTGACAGACGTCGCCGGCCATTTATCCCTGTTTATTGACACACCAAAAACCTGTCAAGTTTGCTCACCTTCTCCCCCGAGTCAGACATATAAGTAAACTTATGTCCTCCCatttggaatttgtataaatctGCCACTTGGATGAACGAGTTAAATACCAAGTATTCAAGGGAACAAATTCAGAATTCATCTTCTCCTCCGGTACCCTTACATCGTTGAAGTCCCCCCATCATGATCCACATTCCGGAAAAACAATCCCTAACCCGTAACAATTCCGCCCATAGATCCCTCCTACTAACTGGATCGTTTGGAGCGTAGACGTTGACAATGTTTATACGGTCACCCGTTGCTACCATGATACCCGAAATTAACATAAAGGGCTTGTGTTTAATTACATCATCATGGTAAAAAACATATGGATTCCACATAGACACGATGCCACCCGACCTGCCCTCTGCGAAAACGTGTTCCGATATAAAAGTTGTCCGACCCCAAAAAACATTTAGATTAAACCGAGTCTCTTCATTTAATCTGGACTCTTGAATAGCCAAAAAATGTGCACCATGAGCCGATTTCAGACCCTTGATCCAAGAAGACTTCCTAGAGTCCCTCACCCCCCTTAAAGTTACGGAGAAAAAATTCATTGGATCACATTGTTGACACCCTCCTCCTCAACCAGTTCCTGCACCTGAGTTTCGAAGCCTTCCAAACCCATTCCTACCAGAACCCCTGCCCTCACAGTCATGTCAACCTCCATTTCCAGGTCACCCGTTCTAATCCTTGGCGATGACATGTTCGACGGACAAGTCTGATGTAATTCACCTTCTCCATTATTAACCTCTAGAGCCTCCTGAGTTGTTCTAAATCttggaggtggtggtggagtaTTTAGGTCAATGGACCCAACAACTGTTGAGTCACTAGAGTTACACATTCTAATAGGGGGCCCCTGCACCGACCCAATGGAAGGTGGGCTGCGGACATCCCTAGTTCTTTTACCCAACCCAACCGAATAAATAGGCCCATTTAGTGTTCCTCTGTTTTGTCCAGTCAATGGAGTTGACGTGTCCTGGTGAGAGCCTCTGACACAAGTTTGGACAGTGGACCCACCATTATTTCATAGGAGCCCCCTAGGCGACTCTCCCTCTTCCCTTCGTTCCCCATGCAACATCGTCTCGGTATCCCCCCTAACCACCGGTTCGTTTTCCACCGGTTGTTCACCGGCGTCTACTTCTGACGGCTCCTCCCTGAATTCCCCAACCTCCATCTCATCGTCCGCCTGATGTCGTTCATTCTCGTTCCCTGGTTTCAAAAAAACCGACGTTTCTTCGCCATAGAACGTCGGAGCCCAATTCTTCGTCTCCTTTGTAACCCAAATGCCATAATCCTTCCCATTCCAATTAATAACAACTGATTCGTCGATCCTCTGTTTTTGTTTGGTGAGAATGTGGCAGTGACCAACTGAGGTATCTACACCTTCCTAGTTAAATTCCGACGGCCAAACGATATGCCCAAACAATCTTCCTATCTTGTCGAAGAAAGTATTTTCTCTTAGTTGGAATGGAACCcccatgtgtcacaccccgaattccacgtgtcaccggtgggcccggtgtggggtacagtgacgtagttggcatcgtcatagacaaacaacacaatataataatgcacagcggaagcagaatagaaacatttcaactttaattaaaatgcaataataaatatcacagtcgttgaaatggatccacaggcggatcaataaaacagaaataaatagttcaacagataaatgtcgtccgagtttgcgagactatggtggacgctctctaggaaacagccagcctatttccgtatagtacctgcacttaatcttttgggaaaaatacgtcagtttacactggtaaatacaaatcaaccgactcattttgaaaatgatttaaaattgatttaaatgcacaaggcataaatattttattaacttgggataattataaaatataaacttgtgaacgatttacatgcacttatatctctggtggcccgggatctactgtccgggctagagatttaattgacacaccacatcaagagttatacacgacgggtgtacgcctacaccccgtgctctggtcgtggccatctcgtaagaaaatgccaaggatatccgggacatggtcaataaccccccaaagcctttaagtaagacaagactgtttaaacgaaatcacacaagctattcaagactgtacacccatagggcgcaggacttgtgcgcccgatcaagcggtattttaaataccgtaccccaagcccgtatagggaaaataagtcaaaatgtatttacctgagcaagtataagtcacaaacgataagtgttggtagcttttaccgggcttcctaatctggaacaaaggtttataattaacctattagattcctaacggccttttatttaagcttaagctttgaccggttagttttaggaatgatacggtttacgcacgattaagcgaaagaccggatagaatgtgatttagacccgacaagtttgaatacttgtataatatgggtatactaaatacattctggattttgaggtaaaaatgataatgtttgacccgtctcggtcaatttacgcaaactagttacgtaaaccgaaccgaacgcgataagggcgatacgggtagccaaaagattcaaatgcaagtttcctgaagtaatatgcttagaatatgatattatatcagtaagttatgttctatattgcccgggataattttaaactcaatttatgccttagaagggcattttggtcatttaaaagataataaaagggtaaaattagaaatctgagtttcgggtctggttcatacagtaaatatacttaatataacatattatatcagtagggtatgacccatatatcaaatttaccatttaaaaccaaactatgcaccgtaggggtaatttagtaatttcacaagggctaaaaatgccaaaactggaagtctgagttcatatacttatacttactgtttttatatgaaaatatgctaaacacatcagtaggtataggtcttatatgtttaaaacaagtataacgctttactatgcgttaaaacgctaaaaatacgatttaagggcgtttccgggttttcacaataaatctgagatttttatatttccagaagtcttataatattttattcatcatacaaaatcagtagaaaaaggtttcgggtcaaacggatgtgtaaaactccttttatggctaaaacggtcaaaaccgacataagccgaaatgactacgtgatctaggatccgttcagccaaaaattacttaaaaatcatcaaaattcccagaatattatatataatcagttggtaaaaagttttgtaccaaaacgtggccagaaacgggttctacgcaaaaagggccgtttatgtaaatttataacatagtttacgctaatggccataactcacaatctggaccaccaactgatccgaaactttcggtgcaagtttatataataaaaataaagatttctatcctttcacttttccaaaaatcccgttttaaatcaaaaagggcaaaatagtcaactttatgcataaaccggaaacatgcattcgaataggctaagcatagactcaatccaagaaatttccagaaagtttaactaaaataaaaatagtcaaaaatactttccaatacagatcttgtacatgcatgtacgaatccgaatcgatagtctacgaaataatcgttttacaagactttcggttccgattcgtggctatactatagattgtcgagttgatgatgattaaaacacattcttatatgcattacaagttatttttaatgatcaatcaggttgcatgtcatctatatcattaatcatatcatttttcacaaaaattgcttctgttgactttttagaaataggtttgactcgacattaagcatgcatgtagtgggaatcagttagtaacctttagagggtttgtttcccacataaataccaatctataacaagtttcaattcgagaaattactgaaagaaatccgtttaatcagaaagtcaaaggttatgaacacccagtttgacttttactaataatcaaagcaaaaacggattaaagaacgaattgaatgcttacaatggtcctaaagatgtttagtggacactagaagtcggccttgatgctcagattatctccagagaagctttgagagctcttgcaagtcttggtgttcttgttcacTATTGTAAATGTCAAGAAATGAGCTaaattcggatttaaagctgaGATTCTGAGGTTTACTGTTGATGGTAGGCATGCATGGCTCTTAATTGGTGCAATTGGAGGCAAGACCAGCTGTTAGCAActcaaaatcggacccaaatctgACCCAAACacgatttctgtcgctgggcaacccacgcggcccgcttgggctttcccaggcgggtcgcctgacccctgtttcagccaaacaactttcgtgTATTGACAGAATTGGTCCCTGAGCTTGAACGTGccgtttcggctacttttctcgacccgtaaacccccaaacttggtttttaagaaccttgggacttttaccaacatggtaatgccctcggataactttgcgctcaaccgaaaaaccctgaattcgacgttgacgcttttagtcccttaagtacggttttggccataactttctcatacgttgacgaaacttcatgaaatttttaccacatattctagtgagtatattttagctatacaaagcttcgggtctgccaaaagtccactcagaggtataaattaaacatgttgacacttttggcccctatagtttgaaatacttcacttttgtgcaatttccgcgtcgtatgatccatgaaccatccgttaaaggttataaacattatgtggggttatcatagagtctatttatccattgttgacactttggacccttacgttccatagttttcactgtttgtcacttttagtccctctaaagtatgttttcacataacggaaccttatgacacgtgtcaagacattattggacgaaatttttcgaggtgttacatcctcacccccttaaaagaaatctcgaccccgagatttaatcaaacaaatggggatatttttctttcatcgtggattccacttcccacgtgtattcgggacctctacgggcatcccatttgaccttgacaataggcacatgcttccttcgaagcttctttacctgtcgatcctcaatcgacaaaggtttttcaacaaactttagactttcgtctatgtgtatatctgtatgcggtataaccagtgaatcgtcagcgaaacacttcttcaaattacagatgtgaaacacattatgaatggcactaagctcttcaggcaagtttaacttgtaagcgactgccccgacacgttcgattatctcgaaaggtcctatatatctcgggcttagcttgcctttctttccaaatcgcattacacctttccaaggtgataccttaagcaacactttttcacccacatcgaagtgaaaatctttgcgcttaggatccgcataacttttctgcctatccctggcagctttcaaacgatcacggatctgaacgatcttgtctgtcgtctcaaagacgatatctggtccagacaactggacatctccaacttctgcccaacaaatgggcgatctacacttcctaccgtatagggcctcaaacggcgcagcctttatgctggaatggtagctattgttgtaggagaattcaatcagtggtaggtgcttatcccaactaccacctaagtcgatcgcacatgctcgaagcatgtcttccagagtttgaatagtacgctcactctgaccatcagtctgaggatggtaagccgtactaaaattcaaacgagtgcccaacgactgttggaaacttttccaaaaatgtgacgtatatctagtatctctatcggagataatagatataggtataccatgtagcgctactatcttatcgacgtataattgagccaacatatctgagctatacgtctctttgatgggtagaaaatgagctgacttagtcagtctgtctactatgacccatatggtatcatttccctttttcgttttcggcaacttggtgataaaatccattgtcaccatttcccacttccatttgggaatttcaggttgttgaagcaaacctgacggcttctgatgctcagccttgacttgcgcacaagtcaaacatttggccacatactcggccacggactttttcaaaccaatccaccagtagtttgatttcaaatcctggtacatcttatcagctccaggatggacggaatatttagagctgtgggcctcctggaggataacatcccgaagtcctccatatactggaacccatattcgtccgtttaggcgtagcattccatctttgtcgtgggataactgctcttcagttactcccaacttttctgcaggatagttagcttccagcacagcttccttctgtgcagctaacaccctttcattcaaactattccttATTTcgatgcgcttggcattgattctgatcggtttaaccctttcctttctacttaaggcgtcggcaaccacatttgccttgcctggatggtatcgtatctcgcaatcataatcatttagagtttccatccatcgcctttgacgcatgttcaattccttctgattgaacagatgctgaagactcttgtgatccgaataaatgatacacttggttccatacaagtaatgtctccatagcttcaatgcaaatacaaccgcacccaattccaaatcgtgggtggtgtagttcttctcgtgcacctttagctgtcgagaagcgtaggcaatgactttgcctttctgcatgagtacacaacccatgccagtatgtgatgcatcacaatacaccacaaattcatctataccatcgggcaatgtcaatactggcgcattgctcagcctctgcttcagaatatcaaaggattcctgctgcttagggccccaatcaaacttaatcttcttgcgggtcaatgaggttaggggcgcagcaatccttgagaagttctcgatgaatctcctataatatcctgccaatccgaggaaactgcgaatctcggtaggcgtcttcggctcctgccaattcatgattgcttcgactttagcgggatctacttggataccacgcttgctaacaacatgtccaaggaactggacttcacgaagccaaaattcacacttcgagaatttggcataaagcttctcttgattcagaagtttgagaatacaacgaaggtgtttctcatgatcagcttggctcttcgagtagataagaatgtcatcaataaagacgataacgaacttatctaagtagggtttgcagacgcgattcatgagatccatgaacgcggctggtgcgttagtgagcccaaacggcatcactaggaactcgtaatgtccataacgagtcctaaacgcggtcttgtgtacgtcttcatccttgaccttcaactgatgatatcctgaccttaggtcaatcttggagaaatagcttgctccttgcaactgatcgaacagatcgtcgatcctgggtaacggataccgattcttgatagtgaccttgttaagctcacgataatcgatgcacagacgcatcgaacca belongs to Helianthus annuus cultivar XRQ/B chromosome 5, HanXRQr2.0-SUNRISE, whole genome shotgun sequence and includes:
- the LOC110943145 gene encoding uncharacterized protein LOC110943145 — translated: MGINGLRWKWEWKRSSRNDVEEAKWQQFVSMVAIPVLSDGIDEWTWTKDSSGVYRVKSIKEILHNARYTLPQYVFIWNGWVPKKVGFLAWRAELDRLPTRCALVRRNINVESHLCPLCGDEPESTEHLFLSCGFVQSVWAVIAQWCKLPNAFVFSIRDILDMDVHTPGSAKLKKALYAVCLTSLWCVWKVRNETVFNQASPSVQKTVSDIKSLSFVWVKSRSKEVSLDWEIWNGFNLHKMG
- the LOC110943144 gene encoding uncharacterized protein LOC110943144 yields the protein MPGFEEFVIGKCRGFKFNGSADVGLATKLKFLKNRIKEWVVNEKKRVEGVYEEVKKEIGNLEKARVRWALEGDENSSFFHGIMSANTSINRLNGILLDGNWETSPPVNKDIAFDFFSKKIREPIDTRPPMSCPNLAALSQTEAESLIRPFTHREIKDAVWDCEGDRAPGPDGFNFKFLRRF